From Tabrizicola piscis, a single genomic window includes:
- a CDS encoding DUF983 domain-containing protein: MQDDQRQRKVAMRHGLRHRCPNCGEGRLFSSYLKVAPACDVCGQSFTAQKADDGPAYFTILLMCHIAGFMLHFMIVYSDFGPMETALSITAVVVAGSLMLLPRIKGLMIGWQWADRLHGF; this comes from the coding sequence GTGCAAGACGATCAACGCCAGAGAAAAGTCGCGATGCGGCATGGGTTGCGGCACCGGTGCCCGAATTGCGGTGAAGGTCGGCTGTTCAGCTCTTACCTGAAGGTTGCCCCCGCCTGCGACGTCTGCGGTCAGAGTTTTACCGCGCAGAAAGCCGATGACGGCCCGGCCTATTTCACGATTCTGCTGATGTGCCATATCGCGGGCTTCATGCTGCATTTCATGATTGTCTACAGCGACTTCGGACCGATGGAGACGGCGCTGTCGATCACGGCCGTGGTTGTGGCCGGCAGCCTGATGCTCCTTCCCCGGATCAAGGGGCTCATGATCGGCTGGCAATGGGCCGACCGGCTGCACGGGTTCTGA
- a CDS encoding efflux RND transporter periplasmic adaptor subunit, whose translation MANEKPDDKVKRRKRGGLLRGTVNVALLGAIAAGVILVALAIHKRSAEAQAAQQSALVTRAVPVSVARPAAESGYDLTRSFTGLVAARRSVDLGFDQAGRVMAVHADLGDRVAQGEVVAELDRDRLLARQAELTASIAEARAALALAEGDLGRAVRLTASGATAAVTRDQAQSARDRAAARLASAEAALANVAIDLDLAALRAPFEATVVARLAEPGAVVSPGTPILRLLDAVSLEVQVGLPLTEARRLSVGQTVMLRLRQAQVAGTVRTVVPEIAGGTRTATVIVALPPGAEVTEGETVDLVITNRVDAEGYWVPTAALMPGVRGLWALRTVVVDPQSGDGTVADAAVSILHAADGRAFVRGTLDADTPVIIDGAHRVAPGQTVSIQPTSEGEGL comes from the coding sequence ATGGCGAACGAAAAACCCGACGACAAGGTCAAGCGGCGCAAGCGCGGTGGCCTGCTCAGGGGTACGGTGAATGTGGCGCTTCTTGGGGCGATTGCTGCTGGGGTGATCCTTGTCGCGCTCGCCATCCACAAGCGGTCGGCGGAAGCGCAAGCCGCACAGCAAAGTGCATTGGTCACCCGCGCCGTGCCGGTCAGCGTCGCACGCCCGGCGGCGGAAAGCGGATACGACCTGACGCGCAGCTTCACCGGTCTGGTTGCGGCGCGAAGGTCGGTCGATCTGGGGTTCGACCAGGCGGGACGGGTCATGGCGGTGCATGCCGACCTTGGAGATCGTGTGGCGCAAGGCGAGGTGGTGGCAGAGCTTGACCGGGACCGCCTTTTGGCCCGGCAGGCCGAACTTACGGCATCGATTGCCGAGGCGCGCGCGGCGCTGGCGCTTGCAGAAGGCGATCTGGGGCGCGCGGTCCGTCTGACCGCCAGTGGTGCCACGGCCGCCGTCACCCGCGATCAGGCACAAAGTGCCCGCGACCGGGCGGCCGCGCGCCTTGCGTCGGCCGAAGCAGCGCTGGCGAATGTTGCAATCGATCTTGATCTTGCGGCCCTTCGCGCGCCCTTCGAGGCCACGGTGGTGGCCCGCCTTGCCGAACCCGGCGCGGTCGTGTCGCCCGGAACCCCCATCCTCCGGCTTCTGGATGCCGTCTCGCTTGAAGTGCAGGTGGGCCTGCCGCTGACCGAGGCGCGTCGGCTGTCGGTTGGCCAGACCGTCATGCTCCGCCTGAGGCAGGCGCAGGTCGCGGGCACGGTAAGAACTGTCGTGCCCGAAATCGCAGGCGGCACGCGCACGGCGACGGTCATTGTGGCACTGCCTCCCGGTGCCGAGGTGACCGAGGGAGAGACCGTCGATCTTGTCATCACCAACCGGGTCGATGCTGAAGGATACTGGGTGCCTACCGCGGCATTGATGCCCGGGGTCAGGGGGCTGTGGGCGCTGCGGACCGTCGTCGTCGATCCGCAAAGCGGGGACGGCACGGTCGCCGATGCGGCTGTCTCTATCCTGCACGCTGCGGACGGTCGGGCGTTCGTGCGCGGGACGCTTGATGCGGACACCCCCGTGATCATCGACGGGGCGCATCGCGTGGCGCCGGGCCAGACCGTCTCCATCCAGCCGACATCGGAAGGAGAAGGCCTGTGA
- a CDS encoding MSMEG_0570 family nitrogen starvation response protein — protein MPEVIFHIRWPDGVEEQCYSPSTIIHQHLSAGQSYPLDDFVARARAGLIEASDRVAAKYGFACSSAMDQLARIETKARRYTQNGARVICLSLQ, from the coding sequence ATGCCTGAGGTGATCTTTCACATCCGCTGGCCGGACGGGGTGGAAGAGCAGTGCTATTCGCCCTCGACCATCATCCACCAGCATCTGAGCGCGGGGCAAAGCTATCCGCTTGATGATTTCGTGGCGCGCGCCCGTGCCGGGCTGATCGAGGCCTCGGACCGGGTGGCGGCCAAATACGGCTTTGCCTGTTCCAGCGCGATGGACCAGTTGGCCCGGATCGAGACCAAGGCCCGCCGCTATACCCAAAATGGCGCGCGCGTCATCTGCCTGTCCCTTCAATGA
- a CDS encoding efflux RND transporter permease subunit → MIRSFLFNPRILFLAVGFLTVLGLGAIQTLPRLEDPVIRSRSATILTLQPGADAARVEALVTKVIEDEVRTLPQVDSVSSTSSAGTSLISITLLDTITDTAAVWSRVRDKLADVAPLLPATAGTPILDDEGGYAYTLVAAVRWTAEGPPDRVILRRYALELEDRLRGVPGTELVALHGTGAERVQVTVDPAALAAAGLGIDAVAAALANADARSAAGDLNGTDTRIIVEIAGAFDSMDRLRSVPVAAADGGFLTLADLATIERGLQDPPPELAFIDGAPAVSVGSRMQPNQRVDLWVPRALAVIEEMQAEAPQGLAIDVVFEQAGYTSARISNVVNSLVQGLIIVVAVLFVTMGWRAAVVVGLAIPITALLTLGLFRFTGISIHQMSITGMIVALGLMVDNAIITTNAIRDGIARGQATAQAVFVALRSLWAPLAASTVTTVLAFMPIVLLPGPAGEFVGPLALSVILALVSSYAVALYFVPAVMPLIYGAQVQSQGWWNTGIAIAPLTSAFRGLIGLTLRWPLPTAAFALAFPVIGFVAMPTVPQVFFPPTDRDQFYIELRMPPATGILATEAAARELDKALRADERIRRTAWYIGESAPTQFYNVISSESANPAFAQGIIDTTSEVATETLLATLQPILDRGFPGAEILIFGYDLGPPVASPIEMRIVGPELPQLAALGQEMAAIMGSVPQVVHARALVTTNQPNLRLTIDEAAVRLAGLDLTSVAGQLDAALAGRTGGFLLEGTEQVPVTVRFPDRYRSDPDLLGTLPLTVSTREGAAIGLPLSAVATSELVPSYSGIQRLDGERVQIVRGYIDEDAIPSTVLARFQAALDAAGFALPPGYRLEVGGEAETRGDAVGALLASVALLLVLMVTTVALAFNSFRATAVVLLAGIQTLGIGFLALWFTGHAFGFLIIVGIMGLVGVAINATIMILSEFREDEAARHGDAAAMVDILTGPLSRHIWSTTITTAGGFVPLMLVPGQFWPPFAQTFVVGLLLATLIAFLFTPSAWRLVAPRARKATTPTQSHSPRENPLQPEPPMKIAAE, encoded by the coding sequence GTGATCCGGTCGTTCCTGTTCAATCCCCGCATCCTGTTCCTCGCGGTCGGTTTTCTGACGGTGCTTGGCCTTGGCGCGATTCAGACGCTGCCGCGTCTGGAGGACCCTGTCATCCGGTCGCGCAGCGCCACGATCCTGACGCTTCAGCCCGGCGCCGATGCCGCCCGAGTGGAGGCGCTGGTGACCAAGGTGATCGAGGATGAGGTGCGCACACTGCCACAGGTGGATAGTGTCAGCTCTACCTCAAGCGCGGGCACGTCGCTCATCTCGATCACTCTGCTTGACACCATCACGGACACGGCAGCCGTCTGGTCCCGGGTGCGTGACAAGCTGGCAGATGTGGCGCCGCTCTTGCCGGCCACTGCCGGGACACCCATCCTCGATGACGAAGGCGGCTACGCCTACACCTTGGTCGCAGCCGTACGCTGGACGGCCGAGGGTCCGCCCGACCGGGTGATCCTGCGGCGCTATGCGCTGGAACTCGAAGACCGGTTGCGCGGCGTGCCCGGCACCGAACTGGTGGCGCTGCACGGCACCGGGGCCGAACGGGTGCAGGTGACCGTCGATCCCGCGGCGCTGGCTGCGGCGGGTCTTGGCATCGACGCCGTGGCGGCCGCGCTGGCCAACGCAGACGCACGGTCTGCGGCAGGTGACTTGAACGGCACCGACACGCGGATCATCGTCGAGATTGCAGGAGCCTTCGACAGTATGGACCGGTTACGGTCCGTTCCGGTCGCGGCAGCGGACGGGGGGTTCCTGACGCTTGCCGACCTCGCCACAATCGAGCGCGGGCTGCAAGATCCGCCACCGGAACTGGCATTCATCGACGGCGCCCCAGCCGTCAGCGTCGGCTCGCGGATGCAACCCAACCAGCGTGTTGATCTTTGGGTTCCAAGGGCACTCGCCGTCATCGAGGAGATGCAGGCCGAGGCTCCGCAGGGGCTGGCGATCGACGTGGTGTTCGAGCAGGCGGGCTACACTTCGGCGCGCATCAGCAACGTGGTCAACAGCCTGGTGCAAGGCCTTATCATCGTCGTGGCGGTGCTTTTTGTGACGATGGGGTGGCGGGCGGCGGTGGTCGTCGGCCTTGCCATCCCGATCACTGCGCTGCTGACGCTTGGTCTTTTCCGGTTCACGGGCATCAGCATCCATCAAATGAGCATCACCGGGATGATCGTCGCGCTGGGGCTGATGGTGGACAACGCCATCATCACCACCAACGCGATCCGGGATGGCATCGCCCGCGGCCAAGCAACGGCACAGGCGGTGTTCGTCGCCCTGCGCTCCCTCTGGGCGCCGCTGGCGGCGTCGACGGTCACGACGGTTCTTGCGTTCATGCCCATCGTGCTCTTGCCCGGCCCGGCTGGTGAGTTCGTCGGGCCGCTCGCACTCTCCGTCATCCTTGCGCTTGTATCGTCCTATGCCGTCGCGCTGTACTTCGTCCCGGCGGTCATGCCGCTGATCTATGGCGCACAGGTCCAATCGCAGGGCTGGTGGAACACGGGGATCGCGATTGCGCCCCTGACGAGCGCCTTCCGGGGGCTCATCGGGCTAACCCTGCGTTGGCCCCTGCCGACGGCGGCCTTCGCCTTGGCCTTTCCGGTCATCGGCTTTGTCGCCATGCCGACGGTACCGCAGGTATTCTTCCCGCCGACGGACCGCGACCAGTTCTACATCGAACTCCGAATGCCCCCGGCGACCGGCATCCTTGCCACCGAGGCGGCAGCGCGGGAGTTGGACAAAGCGCTGCGTGCTGACGAGCGTATCCGCCGCACGGCGTGGTACATTGGCGAATCCGCGCCAACACAGTTCTACAACGTCATCAGCAGCGAAAGCGCCAACCCGGCTTTCGCCCAAGGAATCATCGACACTACCTCCGAGGTCGCGACAGAGACGCTGCTCGCCACGCTCCAACCGATCCTCGACCGCGGGTTTCCGGGTGCCGAGATTCTCATCTTCGGCTACGATCTTGGCCCGCCGGTGGCCTCTCCGATCGAAATGCGCATAGTGGGGCCCGAGCTGCCGCAACTGGCCGCGCTTGGGCAAGAGATGGCCGCGATCATGGGCAGCGTGCCGCAGGTCGTGCACGCCCGCGCTCTGGTGACCACAAACCAGCCCAACCTGCGCCTGACCATTGACGAGGCGGCTGTCCGTCTGGCCGGCCTTGACCTGACGTCGGTCGCCGGACAGCTGGACGCGGCGCTTGCCGGGCGTACGGGGGGGTTCCTGCTGGAAGGGACCGAGCAGGTGCCGGTCACCGTCCGCTTTCCCGACCGCTATCGCAGTGACCCTGACCTCCTAGGCACACTGCCGCTGACCGTCTCCACGCGCGAAGGGGCCGCCATCGGCCTGCCGCTTTCGGCTGTCGCGACAAGCGAACTCGTCCCCTCTTACAGCGGTATCCAACGGCTCGACGGAGAGAGGGTGCAGATCGTGCGCGGCTATATCGACGAAGACGCCATCCCAAGCACGGTCCTCGCCCGGTTTCAGGCAGCACTCGATGCGGCTGGCTTCGCCCTGCCGCCGGGCTACCGGCTTGAGGTTGGTGGCGAAGCGGAAACCCGGGGCGACGCGGTGGGGGCGCTGCTCGCCTCGGTCGCCCTGCTTCTTGTCCTGATGGTGACAACGGTGGCGCTTGCATTCAACTCGTTCCGCGCGACGGCCGTCGTGCTGCTCGCCGGAATACAGACGCTCGGAATCGGATTCCTCGCCCTCTGGTTCACCGGCCACGCCTTCGGCTTCCTCATCATCGTGGGGATCATGGGTCTCGTGGGTGTGGCGATCAACGCCACCATCATGATCCTTTCAGAGTTCCGCGAAGACGAAGCCGCCCGGCATGGCGACGCCGCGGCGATGGTGGATATCCTTACCGGCCCGCTTAGCCGCCATATCTGGTCCACGACCATCACGACTGCCGGCGGCTTC
- a CDS encoding sll0787 family AIR synthase-like protein: MTVATIASELAAHPSILGKLDISGATRALGLTGASVGQPGDDAAALPRPEGGWDLFAAEAFIPAFVADDPWFAGWCGVMVNLSDIAAMGGRAVAITDMLWAPDAAAAAPVLEGMLAASQAYGVPIVGGHTNLRAPALNLSVAVTGRAQALISSFAARPGDLLIAAIDLRGAWRPRFDNWFAAADAPAARLRGDLALLAELAEAGLVRAGKDISQGGIAGTSLMLGECSGCGFEIDLDRLPMPPVTDVARWLRAFPSFGFLLSVSPSAANEVCARFADRGLAASVIGHATSGTAIDLVQGDARATFWDWQARPYLALGRGQPVQEAHHA; the protein is encoded by the coding sequence ATGACTGTCGCCACCATTGCCAGCGAACTGGCCGCGCATCCGTCGATCCTGGGAAAGCTGGATATCTCCGGCGCAACCCGTGCCCTGGGTCTGACCGGCGCGAGCGTGGGCCAGCCCGGCGATGACGCCGCCGCCCTGCCCCGGCCCGAGGGCGGCTGGGACCTGTTCGCCGCCGAGGCGTTCATTCCGGCGTTTGTGGCGGATGATCCGTGGTTCGCCGGCTGGTGCGGGGTGATGGTGAACCTGTCAGACATTGCAGCCATGGGCGGGAGGGCCGTCGCGATCACCGATATGCTCTGGGCCCCCGATGCCGCTGCGGCGGCCCCGGTGCTGGAGGGGATGCTTGCCGCATCACAGGCCTATGGCGTGCCGATAGTCGGTGGCCACACCAACCTGCGCGCGCCCGCGCTGAACCTCTCGGTCGCGGTGACGGGTCGGGCGCAGGCGCTGATTTCCAGCTTTGCCGCAAGGCCGGGTGATCTGCTGATCGCGGCGATTGATCTGCGTGGCGCGTGGCGGCCCCGGTTTGACAACTGGTTTGCCGCCGCAGATGCGCCTGCCGCCCGGTTGCGCGGTGATCTTGCCTTGCTGGCCGAACTGGCCGAGGCCGGACTGGTCCGGGCGGGCAAGGACATCAGTCAGGGCGGGATTGCCGGGACAAGCCTGATGCTGGGCGAATGTTCCGGCTGCGGGTTCGAGATTGATCTTGACCGGCTGCCGATGCCCCCCGTGACCGATGTGGCGCGCTGGCTGCGGGCCTTTCCCAGCTTTGGCTTCCTGCTGTCGGTAAGCCCGTCGGCCGCGAACGAGGTCTGCGCCCGCTTTGCCGACCGTGGGCTGGCGGCCTCGGTGATCGGCCATGCCACATCCGGGACTGCGATTGATCTGGTGCAGGGCGACGCGCGGGCGACGTTCTGGGACTGGCAGGCGCGTCCCTATCTGGCGCTGGGTCGGGGCCAACCGGTGCAAGAGGCGCATCATGCCTGA
- a CDS encoding Pnap_2097 family protein, with product MKHETFPHGDTVEQRRLGMAECGWHGLSEGWLLRHLGDVHWRQIAEAMGQRAAVFHDATGAPVYAAFCAISERILQPELARPGAVLTITSGLQRLSATRLISFHRLAIDATAFAEVMLITAFVRHGHGGNAQIRRAQPCGVLDLPAMEPGADNGFAEEATRLYRQEGIPALALEAEVTPCPTTEFNAAGLLYCANYPALVDRAEWALCPDLARNMLTTRKIVFLGNVDPGEPVRARLSRDPLCPNRHSATLDSRGRVIARIVTDRLS from the coding sequence ATGAAGCACGAGACCTTTCCGCACGGCGACACCGTCGAGCAGCGTCGCCTTGGCATGGCGGAATGCGGCTGGCATGGGCTGTCAGAGGGCTGGCTTCTGCGCCATCTGGGCGATGTGCACTGGCGGCAGATCGCCGAAGCGATGGGGCAGCGGGCGGCGGTGTTCCACGATGCCACCGGCGCGCCGGTCTATGCCGCCTTCTGTGCGATTTCGGAACGGATTCTGCAGCCCGAACTGGCCCGGCCCGGTGCGGTCCTGACCATCACCTCAGGCCTGCAGCGCCTTTCGGCGACTCGGCTCATCTCGTTCCACCGTCTTGCCATTGATGCCACCGCCTTTGCCGAGGTGATGCTGATCACCGCCTTTGTGCGCCATGGCCACGGCGGCAATGCGCAGATCCGGCGGGCGCAGCCTTGTGGCGTGCTGGACCTTCCCGCGATGGAGCCGGGCGCGGACAACGGCTTTGCCGAAGAAGCGACACGGCTCTATCGCCAGGAGGGCATTCCGGCTCTGGCGCTGGAGGCAGAGGTGACCCCCTGCCCGACGACAGAGTTCAACGCCGCCGGGCTGCTTTACTGCGCGAACTATCCGGCCTTGGTGGACCGGGCAGAGTGGGCGCTATGCCCGGACCTCGCCAGAAACATGCTGACAACGCGCAAGATCGTCTTTCTGGGCAATGTCGACCCCGGAGAACCGGTGCGGGCGCGGCTGTCGCGCGACCCGCTTTGCCCCAATCGACACAGCGCAACGCTTGACTCCCGCGGGCGGGTGATCGCCCGGATCGTCACGGATCGGCTGAGTTGA
- a CDS encoding MSMEG_0569 family flavin-dependent oxidoreductase, with protein MPMRVHDTAVPYIPVVIIGGGQAGLSVSWYLTRDGIGHVVFERYRRFQSWRENRWDSFCLVTPNWQCRLPGFPYQGDDPDGFMLRDEIVEYLDGFSASFDPPLHEGVSVTRVTPLAEGGYRVETTAGVWTTGQVVVATGGYDQPIVPPYASAIAPEVMQMHSVAYRRPSQVPEGGTLVVGTGQSGVQIMEDLHRAGRDVHLAVGPAPRSPRKYRGRDATDWLHAMGHYAITIDKHPDPNKALTQTNHYMSGRDGGKEIDLRKFALEGVHLYGSLAGAKGTALQFLPDLEKNLDDADRSYCGIRDQIDAWIATQGIDAPVEPPFQKVWRPEQEVTEIDCAALGITSVIWAIGFRPDYAWLEADCFDAQGRPVYRRGVTQAPGLYFIGLGWLNTWGSGRFLGIDDDARYLAQQIAANAQVGAQAAE; from the coding sequence ATGCCCATGCGTGTTCATGACACCGCCGTTCCGTACATTCCTGTCGTCATCATCGGCGGCGGGCAGGCCGGTCTTTCCGTCAGCTGGTATCTTACCCGGGACGGGATCGGGCATGTTGTCTTCGAACGATACCGCCGGTTCCAGTCCTGGCGGGAGAACCGTTGGGACAGCTTCTGCCTGGTCACGCCGAACTGGCAATGCCGGTTGCCCGGATTTCCCTATCAGGGTGACGACCCGGACGGGTTCATGCTGCGCGACGAGATCGTGGAATATCTGGACGGGTTCAGCGCCAGCTTTGACCCGCCGCTGCACGAGGGCGTGTCGGTGACGCGGGTGACGCCGCTGGCAGAGGGCGGCTACCGGGTCGAGACCACAGCGGGGGTCTGGACCACGGGGCAAGTGGTCGTGGCGACCGGCGGCTACGATCAGCCCATCGTGCCACCCTATGCCAGCGCCATCGCGCCCGAGGTCATGCAGATGCATTCGGTCGCGTATCGCCGCCCGTCGCAAGTGCCGGAAGGCGGCACGCTTGTCGTGGGCACCGGGCAATCGGGCGTGCAGATCATGGAGGATCTTCACCGTGCAGGGCGCGACGTGCATCTGGCGGTCGGGCCGGCACCGCGCAGCCCACGCAAGTACCGTGGCCGCGATGCGACCGACTGGCTGCATGCCATGGGCCATTACGCGATCACGATCGACAAGCACCCCGACCCGAACAAGGCCCTGACGCAGACCAACCATTACATGTCGGGTCGCGACGGCGGCAAAGAGATCGACCTGCGCAAGTTCGCCCTGGAGGGAGTACATCTCTATGGCTCGCTGGCGGGGGCCAAGGGCACCGCGTTGCAGTTCCTGCCGGATCTGGAAAAGAACCTCGACGATGCCGACCGCAGCTATTGCGGGATCCGCGACCAGATTGACGCCTGGATCGCGACGCAGGGGATCGACGCCCCGGTCGAGCCGCCGTTTCAGAAAGTGTGGCGACCCGAGCAGGAGGTGACGGAAATCGACTGCGCCGCGCTGGGGATTACCTCGGTGATCTGGGCCATCGGGTTCCGGCCGGATTACGCTTGGCTGGAGGCCGACTGCTTTGATGCCCAAGGTCGCCCGGTCTACCGGCGCGGGGTGACGCAGGCTCCGGGCTTGTATTTCATCGGCCTGGGCTGGCTGAACACCTGGGGGTCAGGCCGGTTTCTGGGAATAGACGATGATGCGCGCTATCTGGCGCAGCAGATCGCGGCCAATGCCCAAGTCGGGGCGCAGGCTGCGGAATGA